Proteins encoded within one genomic window of Macrotis lagotis isolate mMagLag1 chromosome 3, bilby.v1.9.chrom.fasta, whole genome shotgun sequence:
- the LOC141516734 gene encoding olfactory receptor 9Q1-like: MAGKNHTILTEFFFITFTEHPELGLPLFTFFLGLYVITVLGNSGMVILICTDSRLSTPMYFFLSHLASVDICYSSVTTPQVLAILLQRGLVVSYERCAAQFFFFTLLGAIDCYLLAAMAYDRYVAVCQPLLYVTIMTKKTCVTLVAAAYAAGLSAAIIRTAAAFTLSFCGDNRIDFVFCDLPPLLKLTCGESYTQEMVIIVFAIFVIPACMMVILVSYLFILRAIMRIPSAGGRAKTFSTCASHIMAVSLFFGTLIFMYLRWNEGNSLQEDRIVSVMYTMIIPMLNPLIYSLRNKEVKEAMRKALKSTKVFRRELG; encoded by the coding sequence ATGGCTGGGAAGAATCACACCATCTTGACCgaatttttctttatcacatttACTGAACATCCAGAGTTGGGGCTTcctcttttcacatttttccttggTCTCTATGTCATCACTGTTCTGGGGAATTCAGGAATGGTCATTTTGATATGCACAGACTCCCGCCTCAGCACCCCCATGTACTTCTTTCTGAGCCACCTTGCATCGGTGGACATCTGCTACTCCTCGGTCACCACTCCTCAGGTTTTGGCCATACTGCTTCAGCGGGGGTTGGTTGTCTCCTATGAACGCTGTGCGGCTCAATTCTTCTTCTTCACCTTGTTGGGTGCCATCGATTGTTATCTCTTGGCTGCCATGGCTTATGACCGCTATGTGGCTGTGTGCCAGCCTCTTCTATACGTGACTATCATGACTAAGAAGACTTGTGTGACTCTAGTAGCGGCAGCTTATGCTGCTGGCTTGTCTGCTGCTATAATACGTACTGCGGCTGCCTTCACACTCTCCTTCTGTGGTGACAACAGGATTGATTTTGTCTTTTGTGACCTCCCACCCCTACTGAAACTTACCTGTGGAGAAAGCTATACCCAGGAGATGGTGATCATTGTGTTTGCCATTTTTGTCATTCCTGCTTGTATGATGGTGATCCTGGTTTCCTACTTGTTTATCCTCAGAGCCATCATGCGCATCCCCTCAGctggaggcagagccaagactTTCTCCACTTGTGCCTCCCATATCATGGCAGTTTCCCTCTTCTTTGGCACACTCATCTTCATGTACCTACGGTGGAATGAAGGGAATTCTCTGCAGGAGGACCGGATTGTGTCTGTGATGTACACAATGATCATTCCTATGTTGAACCCCCTCATCTACAGTCTGAGGAACAAGGAGGTGAAGGAGGCCATGAGAAAAGCCTTGAAAAGTACAAAAGTCTTTAGGAGGGAGTTAGGTTGA
- the LOC141516735 gene encoding olfactory receptor 9Q1-like has translation MAIGNGSIVKEFILLGFSNHPELESLLLIVFLAFYLMMLLGNLSMITLIWINSGLHTPMYFLLRQLAFLDVCFSSTVLPQLLVTLASGRAVVSYEQCATQFFMFTFFGSTDCYLLAIMAYDRYVAVCQPLLYVTIMTPKTRLKLVTGAYIGGLANAILRTSCTFSLSFCGDNQIDFIFCDLPPLLELSCGDTFLQELLILLFACFVILASLATILVSYLFIIRAILQIHSAGGRAKTFSTCASHMTAVGLFFGTLAFMYVRNKSGKSLEEDKVVSVFYTVVIPMLNPLIYSLRNKEVKEALKKTLSRLKLS, from the coding sequence ATGGCTATTGGAAATGGCAGCATTGTAAAGGAGTTCATCCTGCTTGGCTTCTCCAACCACCCTGAGTTGGAGTCTCTTCTTCTTATAGTGTTTCTGGCTTTCTACCTCATGATGCTTCTGGGTAATCTGAGCATGATTACACTGATCTGGATTAATTCTGGACTCCACACACCCATGTACTTCCTACTAAGACAGCTGGCTTTCCTAGATGTTTGTTTCTCCTCAACAGTGTTACCTCAGCTACTGGTGACCTTAGCTTCTGGTAGAGCTGTGGTCTCTTATGAGCAATGTGCCACCCAATTCTTCATGTTCACTTTCTTTGGATCCACTGATTGCTACCTACTGGCTATCATGGCATATGACCGTTATGTGGCTGTGTGTCAGCCTCTGCTCTATGTCACCATCATGACTCCCAAGACAAGGCTGAAGTTGGTGACTGGGGCCTACATTGGGGGCTTGGCTAATGCTATTCTAAGGACCAGCTGCACTTTCTCACTGTCCTTCTGTGGTGACAACCAGATcgattttattttctgtgaccTTCCTCCCCTGCTGGAGCTTTCCTGTGGGGATACTTTCCTACAAGAACTCTTGATTCTTCTGTTTGCTTGCTTTGTGATCCTTGCCAGCCTGGCCACAATCTTGGTGTCCTATCTGTTCATCATCAGAGCAATCCTACAGATCCACTCTGCTGGAGGAAGGGCCAAGACCTTTTCCACTTGTGCCTCCCACATGACTGCTGTTGGGCTCTTCTTTGGGACTCTTGCCTTTATGTATGTACGCAATAAATCGGGTAAATCCCTAGAAGAGGACAAGGTGGTGTCTGTGTTCTACACTGTAGTGATACCTATGCTGAACCCTCTCATCTATAGCCTGAGGAACAAGGAGGTGAAGGAGGCCCTGAAGAAAACTCTTAGTAGGCTTAAATTGTCTTAA